In Bacillus toyonensis BCT-7112, a single window of DNA contains:
- the dnaB gene encoding replicative DNA helicase — MSIQNVEAEKTVLGSLLLDGELMKECRLTEYYFSMPVHKSIFQLMRKMEEEGQPIDLVTFISRVDPNFLKGIGGMEYFIGLMDGVPATSNFSYYEGLVRGAWKMYQAGVLGHKMGERLIAEKNEKVIGETITALCELEEKDCVCEFDLKDALVGLYEELHQDTKENTGIETGYISLNKMTCGLQEGDFIVLGARPSMGKTAFALNVGLHAAKSGAAVGLFSLEMSSKQLLKRMASCVGEVSGGRLKNPKHRFAMEDWEKVSKAFAEIGELPLEIYDHAGVTVQDIWMQTRKLKRKYDDKKLLVIVDYLQLITGDPKHKGNRFQEISEISRKLKLLARDLNVCVVALSQLSRSVESRQDKRPLLSDLRETGQIEQDADVIMLMYREDYYDKETMQKEMTEIHVAKHRNGPVGSFKLRFMKEFGRFVERVN, encoded by the coding sequence ATGAGTATTCAAAATGTAGAGGCGGAAAAGACGGTGCTAGGTTCTCTATTACTTGATGGAGAGCTTATGAAGGAGTGCCGTTTGACGGAGTACTATTTTTCTATGCCTGTGCACAAGTCTATATTTCAGTTAATGCGAAAAATGGAAGAGGAGGGGCAACCGATTGATCTTGTGACGTTCATTTCTAGAGTAGATCCGAATTTTTTGAAGGGGATCGGGGGAATGGAGTATTTTATAGGATTAATGGATGGTGTGCCTGCGACTAGTAACTTTTCTTATTATGAGGGGCTTGTTCGGGGTGCCTGGAAAATGTATCAGGCGGGTGTTCTCGGGCACAAGATGGGAGAGCGTCTTATTGCGGAGAAGAATGAGAAAGTTATTGGTGAGACGATTACGGCACTTTGTGAGTTAGAGGAAAAGGACTGCGTATGTGAGTTTGATTTGAAGGATGCGTTAGTTGGTTTGTATGAAGAGCTTCATCAAGATACGAAAGAGAATACTGGTATTGAGACTGGTTATATATCGCTAAATAAAATGACGTGCGGATTGCAGGAAGGTGATTTTATTGTCCTTGGTGCGCGCCCTTCTATGGGAAAGACTGCGTTTGCGTTAAATGTTGGACTGCATGCGGCGAAGTCTGGAGCGGCGGTTGGATTGTTTTCGTTAGAGATGAGTAGTAAGCAATTGTTAAAAAGAATGGCTTCTTGCGTAGGTGAAGTGTCAGGTGGTAGGCTGAAAAATCCGAAGCACCGTTTTGCGATGGAAGACTGGGAAAAGGTGAGTAAGGCGTTTGCGGAAATTGGGGAATTACCACTTGAGATTTATGATCATGCAGGCGTTACGGTGCAAGATATTTGGATGCAAACTCGTAAGTTAAAGCGGAAGTATGATGATAAGAAGCTTTTAGTCATTGTAGATTATTTGCAGCTTATTACGGGAGATCCGAAGCATAAGGGCAATCGATTTCAGGAGATTAGCGAAATTTCACGTAAGCTCAAGTTGTTAGCGCGTGATTTAAATGTTTGTGTAGTAGCGTTGTCGCAATTATCTCGTTCTGTAGAGTCGCGTCAAGATAAGCGCCCTCTTTTATCTGACCTAAGAGAGACAGGACAAATTGAGCAAGATGCGGATGTTATTATGCTTATGTATCGTGAAGATTATTACGATAAGGAAACGATGCAGAAAGAGATGACGGAGATTCATGTGGCGAAGCATCGGAATGGACCTGTGGGGAGTTTTAAATTGAGATTTATGAAGGAGTTTGGGCGGTTTGTGGAGAGGGTGAATTAG
- a CDS encoding TetR/AcrR family transcriptional regulator, translating to MNDNEKQLDLRIRRTHKLLWDSLFELMTQSKQKYSTITINQICDRAMVHRTTFYKHFEDKDALLAFGFKRYSKMIAEIPVSDRLSKPFQVMEQFLHHEEIGKILEIQMSDEQFTSRMHYLSHETRKQETEALNRLCKNHTMPHDLITEFYSGVITALSSWWFQNERKVSAAEMDQHFHQLINRDIFQFEKE from the coding sequence ATGAACGATAATGAAAAACAGCTTGATTTACGTATTAGACGTACACATAAATTACTGTGGGATTCCTTATTTGAATTAATGACGCAATCAAAACAGAAATATAGTACGATCACGATTAACCAAATATGTGACCGCGCTATGGTACACCGAACAACCTTTTATAAACACTTCGAAGATAAAGATGCTTTATTAGCATTTGGATTTAAACGATACAGCAAGATGATTGCTGAAATACCGGTTTCAGATCGATTAAGTAAACCATTTCAAGTAATGGAACAATTTCTACATCATGAAGAAATCGGTAAAATATTAGAGATACAAATGTCTGATGAACAATTCACTAGCCGCATGCACTATTTAAGCCACGAAACAAGAAAACAAGAAACAGAAGCACTAAATCGCCTTTGCAAAAATCATACGATGCCACACGATTTAATAACGGAATTTTATTCAGGAGTAATCACCGCATTAAGTTCGTGGTGGTTTCAAAATGAAAGAAAAGTTTCTGCAGCAGAAATGGATCAACATTTCCACCAACTCATTAATCGGGATATTTTTCAGTTTGAAAAGGAATAG
- a CDS encoding DnaD domain-containing protein encodes MAVYRNVQVNFWQDDFVLDLTPEERYFYIYLLTCSKTTQCGIFPFPKRLAEMETGYNRETVDKLLQRFIDYGKILYDADTRELFILNWLRYNPVTNTNVEKCVLRELKGVKNKEFVHMFLQKCVEEELNVPMLLAHFGMPSDMTMDDVDPVCEEAEKEEDIEEETGSKVFTFYEQHFGSLSPYTVEELNAWMNDLSEELVLKALQISYENKNRKMAYVKGILRGWHGKGFTKVSEVEADTERFRKKESSVSSGETENFLARCEEWEKNTPSEEELQRFLAERGWRP; translated from the coding sequence ATGGCGGTGTATCGTAATGTGCAGGTGAATTTTTGGCAGGATGATTTTGTTTTGGATTTGACGCCGGAGGAGCGGTATTTTTATATTTATTTGTTAACTTGTTCGAAGACGACGCAATGTGGGATTTTTCCTTTTCCGAAGCGGTTAGCTGAGATGGAGACGGGTTATAACCGGGAGACTGTTGATAAGCTCTTGCAGCGCTTCATTGATTATGGAAAGATCCTTTATGATGCGGACACGCGGGAGTTATTCATTTTAAATTGGCTTCGTTATAATCCTGTGACGAATACAAATGTGGAGAAGTGTGTGCTCCGTGAGCTGAAGGGTGTGAAGAATAAGGAGTTTGTACATATGTTTTTGCAGAAGTGCGTAGAGGAGGAGCTGAATGTTCCGATGCTTTTAGCACATTTCGGTATGCCTAGTGATATGACTATGGATGATGTTGATCCAGTTTGCGAGGAGGCAGAGAAAGAAGAGGATATAGAGGAAGAAACGGGAAGTAAGGTGTTCACGTTTTATGAACAACATTTTGGTAGTTTGTCTCCGTATACGGTAGAGGAATTGAATGCGTGGATGAATGATTTGTCAGAGGAGCTTGTGCTGAAGGCCCTTCAAATTTCGTATGAGAATAAAAACCGGAAGATGGCTTATGTGAAGGGGATTTTGCGGGGGTGGCACGGGAAAGGATTTACGAAAGTGTCTGAGGTTGAGGCGGATACGGAAAGGTTTCGAAAGAAGGAGTCGTCTGTTAGTAGCGGAGAGACGGAGAATTTTTTGGCAAGGTGTGAGGAGTGGGAGAAGAATACGCCGTCAGAGGAAGAGTTGCAGCGCTTTTTAGCGGAACGCGGGTGGCGGCCATGA
- a CDS encoding DEAD/DEAH box helicase, protein MDWNQVDISNIESLNFEESFSLAKYISQKDVVTEEIANNIIIKVLDIWENVDDSTKDLWVDLIESAGFYPYLLRIIEANNQLDTTSEIRSAYHSSKKLENITFHKEQKILANLIAEEKNLIVSAPTSFGKSLLIQEIISLNKYKNILIIQPTLALINETRVSLRKFSNNYNIIVNTSQEMESKNIFILTAERVLEYEGLPEIDYCILDEFYKLSSFRDDERSDVLNIALRKVLKSDPIFYFIGPNIDNIPEGFKERYNAIFFKTQYSLVNTEIVKVDLEYQTTGVRRQAKEKEQKLFELLYTQRHEQSIVYVSSPQRAYNLAVKYYDYLNENGLVKEEQCLPVSEWIQENLSEDWGFNNLIKNYIGVHSGIIPKHLVHSMIEYFNEGKLDVLFCTSTIIEGVNTSAKNVFIFDNKKGPNLLDFFDFSNIKGRAGRMLKHYTGKVYIFNSVPQREDINLDIPYHDQKYINDEILVNLDRDEVHTSHLERYDELHDYNEELLKVIKKNAVSVAGQKEIIKQLRQKLKSNPELIVWDKFPNKYQLNFLISLSWNYLLKPTETTRPMTINKLPVTIRKHISNSLYVLIMEEQKYLKQQNPKWTEKRVIDTAIENVFREKRHWISYKVPKWLNVVNLLQKVLCKNEGLATSGDYSFFASYLENEGVEERFSLLIDMGIPSSVINKIDHLIPDDLKGQELIYFIKNLKRDDVSSLMAYEIDKIGQL, encoded by the coding sequence GTGGATTGGAATCAAGTAGATATATCTAATATAGAAAGTTTAAATTTTGAGGAAAGTTTTTCTTTGGCGAAATATATATCGCAAAAAGATGTAGTCACAGAAGAAATCGCTAATAATATTATTATAAAAGTATTAGATATATGGGAGAATGTTGACGATTCGACAAAAGATTTATGGGTAGATTTAATAGAAAGTGCAGGTTTTTATCCATACCTACTTAGAATAATTGAAGCCAATAATCAGCTAGATACTACATCTGAAATCCGCTCAGCATACCATTCTTCTAAAAAATTAGAGAATATTACTTTTCACAAAGAACAAAAAATTTTAGCGAATTTAATTGCAGAAGAAAAGAATTTAATAGTAAGCGCTCCAACCAGTTTTGGAAAGAGTTTATTGATACAAGAAATCATATCTTTGAATAAGTATAAAAATATACTGATAATACAGCCTACGCTAGCTTTAATTAATGAAACTAGGGTAAGCTTAAGAAAGTTTAGTAATAATTATAATATTATTGTAAACACTTCTCAGGAAATGGAGTCTAAAAATATTTTTATATTAACTGCGGAGAGGGTTTTAGAGTATGAAGGTCTTCCGGAGATAGATTATTGTATTTTAGACGAATTTTATAAATTGAGTTCCTTTAGAGATGATGAAAGATCGGATGTATTAAATATTGCCTTAAGAAAAGTTTTGAAATCTGATCCTATTTTTTACTTTATAGGTCCTAATATTGATAATATACCTGAAGGATTTAAAGAAAGGTATAATGCAATATTTTTTAAAACTCAATATTCATTGGTTAATACTGAAATTGTTAAAGTAGATTTAGAATATCAAACTACAGGAGTACGAAGGCAAGCAAAAGAAAAAGAACAAAAGTTGTTTGAATTATTGTATACGCAGCGGCATGAGCAATCTATTGTATATGTTTCTTCACCGCAAAGAGCATATAATTTAGCCGTGAAATATTATGATTATCTAAATGAAAATGGACTTGTGAAAGAAGAGCAATGTTTGCCCGTAAGTGAATGGATTCAAGAAAACTTAAGTGAGGATTGGGGGTTTAATAACCTTATAAAGAATTATATTGGTGTTCATTCGGGAATTATACCGAAACATTTAGTACATTCTATGATTGAATATTTTAATGAAGGAAAGCTGGATGTGTTATTTTGTACTTCTACGATTATAGAGGGAGTAAATACTTCTGCCAAAAATGTATTTATTTTTGATAATAAAAAAGGACCTAATCTACTGGACTTCTTTGATTTTTCGAACATTAAGGGTAGAGCGGGAAGAATGTTAAAACATTACACTGGGAAGGTATACATATTTAATAGTGTTCCTCAAAGAGAAGATATTAATTTAGATATACCTTATCATGATCAAAAATATATTAATGATGAAATATTAGTTAATTTAGACAGGGATGAAGTCCATACATCACATTTAGAAAGATATGATGAATTACATGACTACAACGAAGAACTGTTAAAAGTTATTAAAAAGAATGCAGTTTCAGTAGCGGGACAAAAAGAAATCATTAAACAACTAAGACAAAAGTTAAAAAGTAATCCAGAGTTAATTGTGTGGGATAAATTTCCTAATAAATATCAACTTAATTTTTTAATTTCTTTGTCTTGGAATTATCTTCTAAAGCCAACTGAGACAACAAGGCCAATGACTATAAATAAGTTGCCTGTAACCATTAGAAAGCACATTTCAAACAGTTTATACGTCTTAATTATGGAAGAGCAAAAATATCTAAAACAACAAAATCCAAAATGGACAGAAAAAAGAGTTATTGATACTGCGATTGAAAATGTTTTTCGAGAAAAACGTCATTGGATTTCATATAAAGTTCCAAAATGGTTAAATGTAGTTAATTTACTACAAAAGGTGCTTTGTAAGAACGAAGGATTAGCTACAAGTGGGGATTATTCCTTTTTTGCTTCATACTTAGAAAATGAAGGTGTGGAAGAAAGGTTTTCATTATTAATTGATATGGGTATTCCTTCATCGGTAATTAATAAAATAGATCATCTTATTCCTGATGATTTAAAGGGGCAAGAATTAATTTATTTTATTAAGAATTTGAAGAGAGATGATGTATCTTCTTTAATGGCATATGAAATTGATAAAATCGGACAGCTGTAA
- a CDS encoding aldehyde dehydrogenase, with the protein MVDDIQQLIQEHRQFFNHDHTRSLQFRLKQLEKLKNSIQKYESQVLSALYQDLHKSEFEAYAAEVGFAFNSINFIMKYLKQWMKPQKVKTPIHFAPSKSYIIKEPYGTVLIIGPFNYPFQSLIEPLIGAIAAGNCVVLKPSENAPNVSAVMNKIISETFDKQYIRVIEGGSEITSLLIHAPFDHIFFTGSVQVGKIVMEAAAKNLVPVTLELGGKGPAIVDETANLDIAAKRIIWGKFINAGQSCIAPDYVIAHKSIKVKLISKMKEIITNFYGSDVLKSNDYGRIVNERQFDRLLSILEQDKNYIVFGGNSSRSHLYIEPTLLEVKSWDDAAMQEEIFGPILPIMDYNDLDEVIHTINTHPKPLALYVFTENKNVEKQVLGRISFGGGCVNDTMSHMANLHLPFGGVGTAGFGSYHGKHSFDAFTHRKSILKKSSRIDLGFLFPPYRNKINILRKIFK; encoded by the coding sequence ATGGTTGATGATATACAACAACTTATTCAAGAACATAGACAATTTTTCAATCATGATCATACAAGAAGTCTTCAATTTCGGCTTAAACAGTTAGAAAAGCTAAAAAATTCTATTCAAAAATATGAAAGTCAAGTGCTGAGCGCATTATATCAAGATTTACACAAAAGCGAGTTTGAAGCATACGCTGCAGAAGTTGGTTTCGCATTTAACAGTATCAATTTTATAATGAAATATCTAAAACAGTGGATGAAACCTCAAAAAGTAAAAACCCCTATTCATTTTGCACCATCCAAAAGCTACATAATAAAAGAGCCATATGGTACCGTGCTAATTATCGGTCCTTTTAATTATCCATTTCAATCATTAATTGAACCTCTCATTGGGGCAATTGCAGCAGGAAATTGTGTAGTTCTCAAGCCTTCAGAAAATGCACCAAATGTTTCAGCTGTAATGAACAAAATAATAAGTGAAACGTTTGATAAGCAATACATTCGTGTAATTGAAGGAGGCAGTGAAATAACTTCTTTATTGATTCATGCACCTTTTGACCACATCTTTTTTACTGGTAGCGTTCAAGTTGGAAAAATTGTCATGGAGGCTGCGGCGAAAAATCTTGTACCAGTAACATTAGAACTTGGTGGAAAAGGCCCCGCTATTGTCGATGAAACCGCTAACCTCGATATAGCAGCCAAGCGCATTATCTGGGGAAAATTCATAAATGCTGGCCAATCCTGTATTGCACCTGATTATGTTATTGCACACAAATCTATCAAAGTAAAACTGATTTCGAAAATGAAAGAAATCATTACAAACTTTTATGGATCAGATGTATTAAAAAGCAATGATTATGGTCGAATTGTTAATGAGAGGCAATTCGATAGACTTCTTTCTATATTAGAGCAAGACAAAAATTATATAGTATTTGGTGGAAATTCATCTAGAAGCCATTTATATATTGAACCAACACTTCTTGAAGTAAAATCATGGGATGATGCAGCTATGCAAGAAGAAATTTTCGGACCAATTTTACCAATTATGGATTACAATGATTTAGATGAAGTCATTCATACGATTAACACCCATCCCAAACCGTTAGCTTTGTATGTGTTTACTGAAAACAAAAATGTTGAAAAGCAGGTATTAGGACGAATTTCTTTTGGAGGAGGATGCGTCAACGATACAATGTCACATATGGCTAATCTCCACCTACCTTTTGGCGGAGTAGGAACTGCAGGATTTGGCTCCTATCATGGGAAACATAGTTTTGATGCTTTTACACATCGTAAAAGCATTTTAAAGAAAAGCTCAAGGATAGATTTAGGGTTTTTATTTCCACCGTATAGGAACAAAATTAATATTTTGCGAAAGATTTTTAAGTAA
- a CDS encoding HamA C-terminal domain-containing protein has product MSRAVEVRSVLTCKINDTNLHSYFIDFDINDDGNLEQMLKEFVTLLTEEVPSFALGYHQGVMVAQENILRVLIEAANSIYKIDAYEKAATTYLNNECWSDDLQDKYLKRGEFGELILHFILKYFFNTLPLVAKIYFKDSYGHAVHGFDSVHIDPTENTLWLGESKIYTDGGRGIDALVEDLFEHFNSDYFESEFTIISKRIKDTKQNLVDAGTDPEHWVNLLNKYTRLAEKLNNIIVPMFCAYETKVFSKYGDPTEFESEYIKEISKLNKRFMKKKGSHPWNAHLNIVVILVPLESKKKLIAALHRKLKNLQMLGD; this is encoded by the coding sequence TTGAGTAGAGCCGTAGAAGTTAGAAGTGTATTAACTTGTAAAATTAATGATACTAATTTACATTCGTATTTTATAGATTTTGACATTAATGATGATGGGAATCTTGAGCAAATGCTTAAAGAATTTGTAACACTTTTAACTGAAGAGGTACCTAGTTTTGCTTTAGGATATCATCAAGGAGTGATGGTTGCACAAGAGAATATATTACGTGTATTGATAGAGGCTGCAAATTCGATTTATAAAATTGATGCATATGAAAAGGCGGCAACAACATATTTAAATAATGAATGTTGGAGTGATGACCTACAGGATAAATATTTAAAAAGAGGTGAATTTGGAGAATTAATACTTCATTTTATCTTAAAATATTTTTTTAATACATTACCTCTCGTTGCAAAGATTTATTTTAAAGATTCATATGGACATGCTGTACATGGATTTGACTCAGTTCATATCGATCCTACAGAAAATACTTTATGGCTAGGCGAATCTAAAATATATACTGATGGTGGACGAGGAATAGATGCTTTAGTCGAAGACTTATTTGAGCATTTTAATAGTGACTATTTTGAAAGCGAATTTACTATTATATCTAAAAGAATAAAAGATACAAAGCAAAATTTAGTTGATGCAGGAACAGATCCCGAACATTGGGTTAATCTATTAAACAAATATACTAGATTAGCAGAGAAATTAAATAACATAATAGTACCTATGTTTTGTGCATATGAAACTAAAGTTTTTTCTAAGTATGGTGACCCTACAGAGTTTGAAAGTGAATATATAAAAGAAATATCTAAATTAAATAAACGATTTATGAAAAAAAAAGGGAGTCACCCGTGGAATGCCCATTTGAATATTGTAGTTATTTTAGTTCCTTTGGAAAGCAAGAAAAAATTAATTGCTGCATTGCATCGTAAATTAAAAAATCTGCAAATGTTGGGAGATTGA
- a CDS encoding DMT family transporter: MKLQLKADLGLLLVTFFWGASILLTKVGLEGIEEYNLIALRFIIAFLLSGLIFYKHVFKINFKTVKYAFILASVLFIVYIFATFGTKYTSVSNAGFLLCLTVIFIPILSAIFLKHIPEKKVIVGIILTIIGIGLLTLTSEFKIGNGDIFCILSALFYAIHVIITGSVTKHVNSIALGVIQLGFVGLFSLIFSFIIETPKLPSTTNSWLIILALSIFCTAVAFIVQVIAQQYTTPTHTGLIFSLEPVFSAGFAFVFTGETLTGKGYLGATLILVSVLIAEMDFKSLLKVNYKKNME; this comes from the coding sequence ATGAAACTACAATTAAAAGCAGATTTAGGGCTACTACTAGTTACATTCTTTTGGGGTGCATCTATCTTACTTACAAAAGTTGGACTCGAAGGCATAGAAGAATACAATTTAATCGCATTACGATTTATTATTGCCTTTCTTTTATCAGGTTTAATATTTTACAAACATGTATTCAAAATCAATTTTAAAACGGTAAAATATGCATTTATACTCGCTTCTGTCTTATTTATCGTTTACATTTTCGCTACTTTCGGCACAAAGTATACGAGTGTTTCTAATGCTGGTTTCTTACTATGTCTCACAGTCATTTTCATTCCGATATTATCAGCTATATTTTTAAAACACATTCCAGAAAAGAAAGTTATAGTAGGAATCATTTTAACGATAATAGGAATCGGCTTATTAACATTAACGAGCGAATTCAAAATCGGTAACGGCGATATATTTTGCATACTGTCAGCCTTATTTTATGCCATTCACGTCATCATTACCGGAAGCGTAACGAAACATGTGAACTCCATTGCACTTGGAGTCATACAACTCGGTTTCGTCGGTCTATTTAGTCTTATATTTTCATTCATTATAGAAACGCCAAAACTGCCTAGCACAACCAACTCATGGTTAATTATCTTAGCCTTAAGCATATTTTGTACCGCAGTCGCATTCATCGTGCAAGTGATCGCCCAGCAATACACGACGCCTACACATACAGGCCTTATCTTTTCATTAGAACCTGTTTTTTCAGCAGGCTTTGCTTTCGTTTTCACAGGTGAAACACTTACCGGAAAAGGATACTTAGGAGCGACGCTTATATTAGTAAGTGTGTTGATTGCTGAGATGGATTTTAAGAGTTTGCTAAAGGTAAATTACAAGAAAAATATGGAATAA
- a CDS encoding AbiH family protein encodes MDNLNEIEEFIMNEEFIMNEEFIMNKESIMNKESIMNKESIMNKESNNRNIVVIGNGFDMGLGLKSSYQNFIEYIKHKKKFDKDYDLYNYNRLFLRKYENFHLNWSDFESLYEETIRKINNRSQKNEEPHDILDIASINNAIKRLEEDFNEYLLEEYPKWVEQRTIPTGTPGVKKFTEKVNPFFEKLIKDENTYFVNFNYTNSLEDLCGSVLYDSNEIPQSMLSLKKAKDRIFHIHGSLEEKNILFGGGFTDSEDISKIHYSQSLINDKLFRIKKDEILNTTRNQIMSTINLNSDEVQNDLFIIGHSLQGSDFLFLSKLIKKANKVFIFYYEDDYILKMEEILRKLGSAIAEKIILVPFLEILLQLDKSIVSNYKEYQKIDSFFPNKFPNEDILSELTLTIDHFSFRNINELRISSDNVEKVLHIAKNLVNNKNNSRISQIYFEKSIDVAEFNKLSDSDDFEFNKLSDSDDFLILLKRVEKIFFSNTEIDSNFLIKILENGSNLVYIKMEDCTLVNGNNESADVSVCESLKRLEIINCFFTSKRKSRFYIKSDKQNNIEKLTLLGNTDIVIEKDVLEKSTNLTELNIYIVDEKNVYLEELHLENLGVLQIDYSSGLVPPLTVGNKIEEIMLLGYPDESIKLSSFMKGNEESVGFPNLRLFHLKLPDVMNSCQDLIVDVILDVFSNHTKLIVDKDIKSIKEYYLEHQEQHIQIFNNYKELVDDNILLEFEDLSLELSRLKKYSVLEELLEEMNMKLKEEIRNFGQMESKDINDSNMKNESDLEQEAITNEIDTPINSLLYAHLVGDKAASLELIKALEGQNKTKTVIDVYRKILTEIENAKSISKKDIPILKNEFFIQARNEIIKDFSEKWSVSEEELVLSAIQYVDGAKDIPNIGNIIDSKDFKSYRVKHSGANPIKYAQAIKQGWQKELDEKIVYLNDELK; translated from the coding sequence GTGGATAATTTAAATGAAATTGAAGAATTTATTATGAATGAAGAATTTATTATGAATGAAGAATTTATTATGAATAAAGAATCTATTATGAATAAAGAATCTATTATGAATAAAGAATCTATTATGAATAAAGAATCTAATAATAGAAACATAGTAGTAATTGGGAATGGTTTTGATATGGGCCTGGGACTGAAAAGTTCATATCAAAACTTTATTGAATATATTAAACATAAAAAAAAGTTCGATAAAGATTATGATTTATATAATTATAATCGGCTTTTTCTAAGAAAATATGAAAATTTTCATTTGAATTGGTCAGATTTTGAAAGTTTATATGAAGAAACCATTAGAAAAATAAATAATAGATCTCAAAAAAATGAAGAACCGCACGATATTTTAGATATCGCGTCTATAAATAATGCCATTAAAAGATTAGAAGAAGATTTTAACGAGTACCTTTTAGAAGAATATCCTAAATGGGTTGAGCAAAGAACAATTCCAACTGGAACTCCTGGGGTAAAAAAATTCACAGAAAAAGTAAATCCTTTTTTTGAAAAATTAATCAAAGATGAAAATACATATTTTGTTAACTTTAATTATACGAATTCACTGGAAGATTTGTGTGGAAGTGTACTTTATGATTCTAATGAAATACCACAATCTATGTTAAGTTTGAAGAAAGCGAAAGACAGAATTTTTCATATACATGGAAGTCTAGAAGAAAAAAATATTTTATTCGGAGGTGGTTTCACGGATAGTGAGGATATTAGTAAGATTCACTATTCACAGTCTCTAATAAATGATAAGTTATTTAGGATTAAGAAAGATGAGATATTAAATACGACAAGAAATCAAATAATGTCTACTATTAATCTAAATAGTGATGAAGTTCAGAATGATTTGTTTATTATAGGGCATTCTCTTCAAGGGAGTGACTTTTTATTCTTATCGAAACTAATTAAAAAAGCCAATAAAGTATTTATATTTTATTATGAAGATGATTATATATTAAAGATGGAAGAAATTTTAAGGAAGCTTGGTTCTGCTATTGCTGAAAAAATTATATTGGTTCCATTTTTAGAAATTCTATTACAACTGGATAAATCAATAGTATCTAATTATAAAGAATATCAGAAAATAGATTCTTTTTTTCCTAATAAATTTCCAAATGAAGATATATTATCCGAGCTAACATTAACAATAGACCATTTTAGTTTTCGTAATATTAACGAATTAAGAATAAGTTCTGATAATGTAGAGAAGGTACTTCATATTGCAAAAAATTTAGTAAACAATAAAAATAATTCTAGAATCTCTCAAATTTATTTTGAAAAATCAATTGATGTAGCTGAATTTAATAAACTCAGTGATTCTGATGATTTTGAATTTAATAAACTCAGTGATTCTGATGATTTTCTAATATTACTAAAAAGGGTAGAAAAGATCTTTTTTTCTAATACAGAAATAGATAGTAATTTTCTCATCAAAATTTTAGAAAATGGTAGTAACTTGGTTTATATTAAAATGGAAGACTGTACATTGGTGAATGGAAACAATGAGAGTGCGGATGTATCTGTATGTGAGTCATTGAAAAGGCTCGAAATTATTAATTGTTTTTTTACATCTAAAAGGAAAAGTAGGTTCTATATTAAATCAGATAAACAAAATAATATAGAAAAATTAACATTATTAGGAAATACTGATATTGTAATTGAGAAAGATGTTTTAGAAAAATCAACAAATTTAACAGAACTTAATATCTATATAGTTGATGAAAAAAATGTTTATCTAGAGGAACTTCACCTGGAAAATTTAGGTGTTTTGCAAATTGATTATTCTTCCGGTTTAGTCCCTCCTTTGACAGTAGGAAATAAAATTGAAGAAATAATGTTATTAGGCTATCCTGATGAATCTATTAAGCTCTCATCATTTATGAAGGGTAATGAAGAGTCAGTAGGTTTTCCTAATCTTAGACTTTTTCATTTGAAGCTTCCAGATGTAATGAATTCATGTCAGGATCTTATTGTTGATGTTATTTTAGATGTTTTTTCAAATCATACAAAACTGATTGTAGATAAAGATATAAAATCAATTAAAGAATATTATTTGGAACATCAAGAGCAGCATATTCAAATTTTTAATAATTACAAAGAATTAGTTGATGATAATATTTTACTTGAGTTTGAAGATTTGTCTTTAGAACTATCGCGGTTAAAAAAATACTCAGTTTTAGAAGAGCTTTTAGAAGAAATGAATATGAAGCTAAAAGAAGAAATTCGAAATTTTGGCCAGATGGAATCAAAAGATATAAATGATTCAAATATGAAAAATGAAAGTGATTTGGAACAAGAAGCCATTACTAATGAAATAGATACGCCTATTAATAGCTTGTTGTATGCCCACTTAGTGGGAGATAAAGCTGCATCTTTAGAACTTATTAAGGCTTTAGAGGGACAGAATAAAACTAAGACTGTAATAGATGTTTATCGTAAAATTTTGACTGAAATTGAGAATGCAAAATCGATTTCCAAAAAAGATATACCGATCTTAAAAAATGAATTTTTCATACAGGCTCGAAATGAAATTATTAAAGATTTTTCAGAAAAATGGTCTGTTTCAGAAGAAGAACTCGTTCTATCAGCTATACAGTATGTTGATGGCGCTAAGGATATTCCAAATATCGGGAATATTATCGATAGTAAAGATTTTAAAAGCTACAGAGTTAAACATTCAGGAGCTAATCCAATTAAGTATGCTCAAGCAATTAAGCAGGGTTGGCAGAAAGAACTGGATGAAAAAATAGTATATTTGAATGATGAATTGAAGTAG